A genomic window from Eptesicus fuscus isolate TK198812 chromosome 19, DD_ASM_mEF_20220401, whole genome shotgun sequence includes:
- the MRPL15 gene encoding 39S ribosomal protein L15, mitochondrial isoform X1, whose amino-acid sequence MERRPRGRRRGRKCGRGHKGERQRGTRPRLGFEGGQTPFYIRIPKYGFNEGHSFRHQYQPLSLNRLQYLIDLGRVDPTQPIDLTQLVNGRGVNIQPFKRDYGVQLVEEGADIFKAKVNIEVQMASELAIAAIEKNGGVVTTAFYDPRSLDILCKPVPFFLRGQPIPKRMLPPEALVPYYTDAKNRGYLADPAKFPEARLELAKKYGYILPDITKDELFKMLSTRKDPRQIFFGLAPGWVVNMADKKILKPTDENLLKYYSS is encoded by the exons GAAAGACGACCAAGAGGTCGGAGAAGAGGTAGAAAATGTGGCCGAGGCCATAAAGGAGAACGGCAGAGGGGAACCCGGCCCCGACTGGGCTTCGAGGGAGGCCAGACCCCGTTTTACATCCGAATCCCCAAATATGGGTTTAATGAAGGACATAG CTTCAGACATCAATATCAGCCTTTGAGTCTCAACAGACTGCAGTATCTTATTGATTTGGGTCGAGTTGATCCTACTCAACCTATTGACTTAACCCAGCTTGTCAATGGAAGAGGTGTGAACATCCAGCCATTTAAAAGGGATTATGGTGTCCAGCTGGTAGAGGAG GGTGCTGACATCTTTAAGGCAAAAGTTAATATTGAAGTACAGATGGCTTCAGAACTAGCCATTgctgcaattgaaaaaaatggtGGTGTTGTTACTACAGCCTTCTATGATCCAAGAAGTCTAG aCATTCTATGCAAACCTGTTCCATTCTTTCTGCGGGGACAACCCATCCCAAAAAGAATGCTTCCACCCGAAGCCTTGGTCCCGTATTACACTGATGCAAAGAATCGTGGTTACCTGGCGGATCCTGCCAAATTTCCTGAAGCAAGACTGGAACTTGCCAAGAAGTATGGTTATATTTTACCTGATATCACTAAAGATGAACTCTTCAAAATGCTTAGTACTCGAAAGGATCCAAGGCAGATTTTCTTTGGTCTTGCTCCTGGGTGGGTGGTGAATATGGCagataagaaaattttaaaacctacAGATGAGAATCTGCTCAAGTATTATAGCTCATGA
- the MRPL15 gene encoding 39S ribosomal protein L15, mitochondrial isoform X2, translated as MAGPVRVGGVGALDLVRALPRVSLANLRPNPGSKKPERRPRGRRRGRKCGRGHKGERQRGTRPRLGFEGGQTPFYIRIPKYGFNEGHSFRHQYQPLSLNRLQYLIDLGRVDPTQPIDLTQLVNGRGVNIQPFKRDYGVQLVEEGADIFKAKVNIEVQMASELAIAAIEKNGGVVTTAFYDPRSLDILCKPVPFFLRGQPIPKRMLPPEALVPYYTDAKNRGYLADPAKFPEARLELAKKYGYILPDITKDELFKMLSTRKDPRQIFFGLAPGWVVNMADKKILKPTDENLLKYYSS; from the exons ATGGCTGGTCCCGTGCGAGTCGGCGGGGTCGGGGCCCTGGACTTGGTCCGGGCCCTGCCCCGCGTGAGTCTGGCCAACCTCAGGCCGAATCCGGGCTCCAAGAAACCG GAAAGACGACCAAGAGGTCGGAGAAGAGGTAGAAAATGTGGCCGAGGCCATAAAGGAGAACGGCAGAGGGGAACCCGGCCCCGACTGGGCTTCGAGGGAGGCCAGACCCCGTTTTACATCCGAATCCCCAAATATGGGTTTAATGAAGGACATAG CTTCAGACATCAATATCAGCCTTTGAGTCTCAACAGACTGCAGTATCTTATTGATTTGGGTCGAGTTGATCCTACTCAACCTATTGACTTAACCCAGCTTGTCAATGGAAGAGGTGTGAACATCCAGCCATTTAAAAGGGATTATGGTGTCCAGCTGGTAGAGGAG GGTGCTGACATCTTTAAGGCAAAAGTTAATATTGAAGTACAGATGGCTTCAGAACTAGCCATTgctgcaattgaaaaaaatggtGGTGTTGTTACTACAGCCTTCTATGATCCAAGAAGTCTAG aCATTCTATGCAAACCTGTTCCATTCTTTCTGCGGGGACAACCCATCCCAAAAAGAATGCTTCCACCCGAAGCCTTGGTCCCGTATTACACTGATGCAAAGAATCGTGGTTACCTGGCGGATCCTGCCAAATTTCCTGAAGCAAGACTGGAACTTGCCAAGAAGTATGGTTATATTTTACCTGATATCACTAAAGATGAACTCTTCAAAATGCTTAGTACTCGAAAGGATCCAAGGCAGATTTTCTTTGGTCTTGCTCCTGGGTGGGTGGTGAATATGGCagataagaaaattttaaaacctacAGATGAGAATCTGCTCAAGTATTATAGCTCATGA